A stretch of the bacterium genome encodes the following:
- a CDS encoding NifB/NifX family molybdenum-iron cluster-binding protein, with the protein MRVAISTDGEFVSAHFGRCPTFTLVDIENGKVTKRAEVANPGHQPGAIPEFLHNKGVNCIVAGGMGMRATSFFEEFSIKTIVGISGKIDEVVEQLKKGTLEGGESLCNPGAGKGYGLDKTECDHPHKEGCDH; encoded by the coding sequence ATGCGTGTAGCTATATCTACGGATGGAGAGTTTGTATCTGCTCATTTTGGTAGATGTCCAACTTTTACCCTTGTTGATATTGAAAATGGTAAGGTAACTAAGAGGGCGGAAGTAGCGAATCCCGGTCATCAGCCAGGAGCAATTCCCGAATTTTTGCATAACAAAGGCGTTAATTGTATTGTTGCCGGCGGAATGGGAATGCGGGCAACCTCATTTTTTGAGGAATTTAGCATCAAGACGATTGTGGGGATAAGCGGAAAAATTGATGAGGTAGTTGAGCAGCTTAAAAAAGGTACTTTAGAAGGTGGAGAGAGCCTTTGTAACCCAGGAGCGGGTAAGGGCTATGGCTTAGATAAAACCGAATGCGATCATCCGCATAAAGAGGGCTGTGATCATTAA